In Staphylococcus saccharolyticus, one genomic interval encodes:
- the recN gene encoding DNA repair protein RecN: MLQTLSIKQFAIIDELEINFSDGLTVMSGETGSGKSIIIDAIGQLIGMRASSDYVRHGEKKSIIEGIFDIDESKDAISILQDLSIDIDEDFLLVKREIFSSGKSICRINNQVVTLQDLRRVMQELLDIHGQHETQSLLKQKYHLQLLDDYTEDQYSSLLQEYQDTFKRYKYKRKELEELESADQALLQRLDLMKFQLEELTEASLREGEVAQLEADIKRIQNSEKLSLALNSAHQVLTDENAIPDRLYELSSYLQSISDIVPNKFEKLKEDVDQFYYVLEDAKHGLYDEMANTEFDEQILNEYESRMNLLNNLKRKYGKDISDLIAYQSKLDNEINKIENYEQSTAQLREEISNLYTEVQNVGKQLSKERRRVARELRDHIISEIQNLQMKDANLEISFKPLEEPNLEGIEFVEFLISPNKGEPLKSLHKIASGGELSRIMLALKSIFVKSRGQTAILFDEVDSGVSGQAAQKMAEKMRDIAKYIQVICISHLPQVASMSDHHLLISKTSYKDRTTTQVKELLNNDRIDEVARMISGASVTDLTRENAKEMIAQNHEN, encoded by the coding sequence ATGTTACAAACCTTATCAATAAAGCAATTTGCTATTATAGATGAACTTGAAATCAACTTTTCAGACGGGCTAACCGTGATGAGTGGTGAAACAGGTTCAGGAAAATCAATTATCATAGATGCTATAGGACAATTAATTGGAATGCGTGCGTCTTCAGATTATGTACGTCACGGTGAGAAAAAATCAATTATTGAAGGCATTTTTGATATAGATGAGAGTAAAGATGCCATCAGTATTCTTCAAGATTTATCAATTGATATTGATGAAGATTTTCTATTAGTTAAAAGGGAAATTTTTAGCTCAGGTAAAAGTATTTGCCGCATCAATAATCAAGTCGTTACACTTCAAGATTTAAGAAGAGTAATGCAAGAATTACTAGATATCCATGGGCAACATGAAACTCAGTCATTACTTAAACAAAAATATCATCTTCAACTACTTGATGATTACACGGAAGACCAATATTCCAGTTTACTTCAAGAGTACCAGGATACTTTTAAAAGATATAAGTACAAACGTAAGGAACTAGAAGAATTAGAATCCGCAGATCAAGCATTACTCCAAAGGCTAGATTTGATGAAGTTTCAACTGGAAGAACTTACTGAGGCTTCACTTAGAGAGGGAGAAGTAGCTCAACTTGAAGCAGATATTAAACGCATTCAAAACTCTGAAAAATTAAGTCTAGCATTGAATAGTGCCCACCAAGTTCTTACTGACGAAAATGCCATTCCTGACCGTCTATACGAGTTAAGTAGTTATTTGCAATCAATTAGTGACATTGTTCCAAACAAATTCGAAAAACTAAAAGAAGATGTTGATCAATTTTATTATGTGCTCGAAGATGCTAAACATGGATTATACGATGAAATGGCAAATACTGAATTCGATGAACAAATTTTAAATGAATATGAATCAAGGATGAATTTATTAAATAATTTAAAACGTAAATATGGTAAAGATATTTCCGATCTCATCGCATATCAAAGCAAGTTAGATAATGAAATCAACAAAATTGAAAATTATGAACAAAGTACAGCTCAATTAAGAGAAGAAATCAGCAACCTTTACACTGAAGTTCAAAACGTAGGTAAACAATTATCTAAAGAACGTAGACGAGTTGCAAGGGAATTAAGAGATCATATCATTTCTGAAATACAAAATTTACAAATGAAAGATGCTAATCTAGAGATTTCTTTTAAACCATTAGAAGAACCTAACCTTGAGGGTATTGAATTTGTTGAATTTTTAATTAGTCCTAATAAAGGAGAACCGCTTAAAAGCCTTCATAAAATTGCCTCTGGTGGAGAGCTATCCAGGATTATGTTAGCGCTCAAAAGTATTTTTGTTAAATCAAGAGGACAAACTGCAATACTTTTCGATGAAGTAGATTCAGGCGTTTCTGGACAAGCCGCTCAAAAAATGGCTGAAAAAATGAGAGATATCGCTAAGTATATACAAGTCATTTGTATTTCACACTTACCACAAGTCGCTTCTATGAGTGACCATCATCTACTTATTAGCAAAACTTCTTATAAGGATAGAACTACTACTCAAGTTAAGGAACTGCTAAATAATGATAGAATTGATGAGGTTGCTCGTATGATTTCTGGTGCTAGTGTTACCGATTTAACTCGAGAAAACGCTAAAGAAATGATTGCACAAAATCATGAAAATTAA
- a CDS encoding exodeoxyribonuclease VII small subunit: MSKEKQSFEDMMQELENIVQKLDNETVSLEESLDLYQRGMKLSTACDSTLKDAEKKVNKLMQEKAEEQDNDEGNNE, encoded by the coding sequence ATGAGTAAAGAAAAGCAAAGCTTCGAAGATATGATGCAAGAATTAGAAAATATCGTTCAAAAATTAGACAATGAAACTGTTTCTTTAGAAGAATCTTTAGATTTATATCAACGAGGAATGAAACTTTCGACTGCTTGCGATTCAACTTTAAAAGATGCAGAAAAAAAAGTGAATAAGTTAATGCAAGAAAAAGCTGAGGAACAAGATAATGATGAAGGTAACAATGAGTAA
- a CDS encoding thiamine pyrophosphate-dependent dehydrogenase E1 component subunit alpha, whose amino-acid sequence MIDYKSAGLIEEDLKHIYKWMDLGRKIDERLWLLNRAGKIPFVVSGQGQEATQIGMAYAMQDGDISSPYYRDLAFVTYMGISPLDTMLSAFGKRDDINSGGKQMPSHFSHKAKGILSQSSPVATQIPHSVGAALALKMDKKQNITTATVGEGSSNQGDFHEGLNFAGVHQLPFVCVIINNKYAISVPDSLQYAAEKLSDRALGYGIYGEQVDGNDPIVVYKAMKEARERALAGNGPTLIEAVTSRMTAHSSDDDDQYRSKDERDYLKENDCNIKFKNYLLELGIIDEQWLSVLEQEHKKIINQATKSAEEAPYPGVEEAYLHVYEEGGQHNG is encoded by the coding sequence ATGATAGATTATAAGTCTGCAGGCCTCATTGAAGAAGACCTCAAACATATTTACAAATGGATGGACTTAGGAAGAAAGATTGATGAAAGGTTATGGTTACTTAACCGTGCTGGTAAAATACCATTTGTTGTGAGTGGACAAGGACAAGAAGCCACTCAAATTGGTATGGCATATGCGATGCAAGATGGAGATATTTCATCTCCTTATTATCGTGATTTAGCATTTGTTACATATATGGGAATCTCACCATTAGATACAATGCTTTCAGCTTTTGGTAAGCGTGATGATATCAATTCAGGCGGAAAGCAAATGCCATCTCATTTTAGTCATAAGGCTAAAGGAATTTTATCTCAAAGTTCACCTGTAGCTACTCAAATACCACATTCAGTGGGGGCAGCACTTGCCTTAAAAATGGACAAAAAACAAAATATTACAACTGCCACAGTTGGAGAAGGAAGTTCTAATCAAGGCGATTTTCATGAAGGACTTAATTTCGCAGGTGTACATCAATTACCTTTTGTTTGCGTTATTATTAATAATAAATATGCTATCTCTGTACCAGATTCTCTACAATATGCAGCTGAAAAACTTTCAGATCGTGCTTTAGGTTATGGTATATATGGAGAGCAAGTTGACGGCAATGATCCAATTGTTGTTTATAAAGCTATGAAAGAAGCTAGAGAACGTGCACTTGCTGGCAATGGGCCGACATTAATTGAAGCAGTAACTTCTCGAATGACTGCGCATTCATCAGATGATGATGATCAATATCGCTCAAAAGATGAAAGAGATTATTTGAAAGAAAATGATTGCAACATTAAATTTAAAAACTATCTATTAGAATTAGGAATAATTGATGAACAATGGCTATCTGTTTTAGAACAAGAACATAAAAAAATCATCAATCAAGCAACTAAATCAGCTGAAGAAGCGCCTTATCCTGGTGTAGAGGAAGCTTATTTACACGTTTATGAAGAGGGAGGACAACATAATGGCTAA
- the ahrC gene encoding transcriptional regulator AhrC/ArgR has protein sequence MPKKSVRHIKIREIISNEQIETQDELVKRLNEYDLNVTQATVSRDIKELQLIKVPAPTGQYVYSLPNDRKYHPLEKLGRYLMDSFVNIEGTENLLVLKTLPGNAQSIGAILDQIDWEEVLGTICGDDTCLLICRDEAASEEIKTRIFNLL, from the coding sequence GTGCCAAAAAAATCGGTGAGACATATAAAAATTAGAGAAATTATTTCGAACGAACAAATAGAGACACAAGATGAATTGGTTAAACGTTTAAACGAGTATGACTTAAACGTTACACAAGCAACAGTTTCCCGAGATATTAAAGAATTGCAGCTAATCAAAGTACCTGCACCAACAGGACAATATGTTTATAGTTTACCTAATGATAGAAAGTATCACCCACTTGAAAAATTAGGAAGATACTTAATGGATTCATTTGTAAATATAGAAGGAACTGAAAACTTACTTGTTCTTAAAACACTCCCAGGAAACGCTCAATCCATTGGCGCTATTCTAGACCAAATTGATTGGGAAGAAGTTCTAGGTACAATTTGTGGAGATGATACATGTTTACTCATTTGCAGAGATGAGGCGGCTAGCGAAGAAATTAAAACACGAATTTTCAATTTATTATAA
- the lpdA gene encoding dihydrolipoyl dehydrogenase, whose protein sequence is MSEKQYDLVVLGGGTAGYVAAIRASQLGKKVAIVEKSLLGGTCLHKGCIPTKALLKSAEVHQTIKNASNFGFDVRDFKINFDKILQRKDEIVKQMHKGVNHLMQSNHIDIFNGIGRILGTSIFSPQSGTISVEYENGESDLIPNQFVLIATGSRPKSLSFINFDHDKILSSDDILSLNSLPQSLAIIGGGVIGLEFASLMTDLGTSVTVIEANERIIPSESKQIATILKRELSSRGVRFYEDIELDENSIQKSDDGVTIHFGDQLVEIEKVLISIGRQANTNDIGLNNTKIKTDEAGHIITNTFQQTEDKHIYAAGDCIGKLQLAHVGSKEGIVAVEHMFEETPIPLNYDLMPKCIYTYPEVASIGKSLEQAKIANINARSYKVSFKAIGKALIDDMTEQKGFCEMIINQDTDEIIGLNMIGPHVTELINEISLLQFMNGSSLELGLTTHAHPSLSEVLMELGLKAEGRAIHI, encoded by the coding sequence ATGTCAGAAAAACAATATGATTTAGTCGTCCTTGGCGGAGGAACTGCTGGATACGTAGCGGCTATCAGAGCCTCTCAATTAGGTAAAAAAGTAGCTATAGTTGAAAAATCTTTATTGGGAGGTACATGTTTACATAAGGGTTGTATACCAACAAAAGCACTTTTAAAATCAGCTGAAGTGCATCAAACTATTAAAAATGCTAGTAATTTCGGATTTGATGTGCGCGATTTCAAAATAAATTTTGACAAAATATTGCAACGAAAAGATGAAATTGTCAAACAAATGCATAAAGGCGTTAATCACTTAATGCAAAGTAACCACATAGATATCTTTAACGGTATAGGAAGAATTTTAGGAACTTCAATATTTTCACCTCAAAGTGGTACGATTTCAGTTGAATATGAAAATGGGGAATCTGATCTTATTCCAAATCAATTTGTACTCATAGCTACGGGGTCCAGACCTAAATCATTGTCATTCATTAATTTTGATCACGATAAGATTCTGTCTAGCGATGATATCTTATCGTTAAATTCATTACCTCAAAGTCTAGCCATTATAGGCGGTGGAGTCATTGGTTTAGAATTTGCCTCGCTCATGACTGATTTAGGAACTTCTGTTACTGTCATTGAAGCCAATGAGCGTATTATACCATCTGAGAGTAAACAGATTGCTACAATATTAAAAAGAGAATTATCCTCACGTGGCGTTCGATTTTATGAAGATATAGAGTTAGATGAAAATAGTATCCAAAAATCTGATGATGGTGTTACAATTCATTTTGGAGATCAACTTGTAGAAATCGAAAAAGTTCTCATATCTATCGGTAGACAAGCAAATACAAATGATATCGGACTCAATAATACGAAAATCAAAACAGATGAAGCTGGTCATATTATTACTAATACATTTCAACAAACCGAGGATAAACATATATATGCTGCTGGTGATTGTATAGGTAAGTTACAATTAGCCCATGTAGGTTCTAAAGAAGGTATTGTAGCGGTGGAACATATGTTTGAAGAGACTCCTATACCGTTAAATTATGACCTGATGCCAAAATGTATTTATACATATCCTGAAGTAGCATCAATTGGCAAAAGTTTAGAGCAAGCTAAAATTGCTAATATTAACGCGCGTAGCTACAAGGTATCTTTTAAAGCAATTGGCAAAGCGTTGATAGACGATATGACTGAACAAAAAGGATTCTGCGAGATGATTATTAATCAAGATACGGATGAAATTATTGGTCTAAATATGATAGGACCTCATGTAACTGAATTAATTAACGAAATTTCGTTACTGCAATTTATGAATGGCTCTTCTTTAGAACTCGGTTTAACAACTCATGCACATCCTTCATTATCAGAAGTACTAATGGAATTAGGATTAAAAGCTGAGGGTAGAGCAATTCACATATAG
- a CDS encoding polyprenyl synthetase family protein has protein sequence MMKVTMSNLTVLINKNLYQYIQSSPLDTDLEESMMYSLKAGGKRIRPVLLLLTLDMLNEDYNKGLQSALALEMIHTYSLIHDDLPAMDNDDYRRGKLTNHKVFGEWKAILAGDALLTKAFELISNDTIIEDVIKVKVIQRLAKASGHIGMVGGQTLDMQSENQSVTLDTLETIHKTKTGALLNFSVMSAVDIAQADSVTADLLNTFSHHLGLMFQIKDDLLDVYGDEQKLGKAVGSDETNHKSTYVSLLGKNGTEKKLKHHKDLALGCLKNLPNQYDPSKLVDIVDLFYSRDH, from the coding sequence ATGATGAAGGTAACAATGAGTAATTTAACTGTATTGATTAATAAAAATTTATATCAGTATATACAAAGTTCACCTCTAGATACTGACCTTGAAGAAAGTATGATGTATTCTCTTAAAGCTGGTGGAAAACGTATTAGACCTGTTTTATTATTGCTTACACTTGATATGTTAAATGAAGATTACAATAAAGGTCTTCAGAGTGCTTTAGCATTAGAAATGATTCACACATATTCACTCATTCATGATGACTTACCTGCTATGGATAACGATGATTATCGAAGAGGTAAATTAACCAATCATAAGGTTTTTGGTGAGTGGAAAGCTATACTAGCTGGTGACGCTCTACTCACTAAAGCATTTGAATTAATTTCAAACGATACTATTATTGAGGATGTAATAAAAGTAAAAGTTATCCAAAGATTAGCTAAAGCGAGTGGTCATATTGGAATGGTTGGTGGTCAAACTCTAGATATGCAAAGTGAAAATCAATCTGTCACTTTAGATACATTAGAAACCATCCATAAAACTAAAACAGGAGCTTTGCTTAATTTCTCTGTGATGTCTGCTGTAGATATTGCGCAAGCAGATTCAGTAACAGCTGATCTCTTAAATACATTTAGTCATCATTTAGGACTAATGTTCCAAATCAAAGATGATTTGTTGGATGTATACGGCGATGAACAGAAATTAGGTAAAGCTGTTGGTAGTGACGAGACAAATCACAAGAGTACCTATGTTTCATTATTGGGTAAAAATGGCACTGAGAAAAAGTTAAAACATCATAAAGATTTAGCATTGGGTTGTTTAAAGAATCTACCTAATCAATATGACCCTTCAAAACTCGTTGACATTGTAGATTTATTTTATAGTAGAGACCATTGA
- the xseA gene encoding exodeoxyribonuclease VII large subunit has product MTEYLSVSTLTKYIKYKFDQDPHLQSVLLKGELSNFKKHSSGHLYFNVKDKESVISAMMFKGNATKLTFEPKEGDEVLLEARVSVYERRGNYQIYVNKMQLDGIGNLYQKLEELKKKLTKEGFFNQSQKKLIPKFPKKIAVLTASTGAAIRDIHSTINSRYPLVEQIHISTLVQGTQAKQDIIEKIQYADTLDADTIIVGRGGGSIEDLWNFNEEEVVKAIFNCNTPIISAVGHETDFTLSDFVADVRAATPTQAAVIATPDQYELIQQIKQYQFTLTRYIKQYIDAQIKQLNHLSSYYKFKQPSLLYDQQIQKRDELEKQLKQFISKRLERESQHLKLLGQSFNLKVLNQQIKQNKQTVTQLRSRMSQLITNNVATFKAELKNKIENLNNLSPTNVMLRGYAIVNKDENVVTSTHNLKENDKISLTMKDGKIDAIVEKVRWKDE; this is encoded by the coding sequence ATGACTGAATATTTAAGTGTTTCCACATTAACAAAATATATTAAATATAAATTTGACCAGGACCCTCACTTACAATCCGTTCTTTTAAAAGGGGAATTATCAAATTTTAAAAAACATTCTAGTGGTCACCTATATTTTAATGTCAAAGATAAAGAAAGTGTTATTAGCGCAATGATGTTTAAAGGTAATGCGACTAAGTTAACATTTGAACCTAAAGAAGGTGACGAAGTATTATTAGAAGCTCGTGTCTCTGTCTATGAAAGAAGAGGCAATTATCAAATATACGTTAATAAAATGCAACTTGATGGCATAGGAAATTTATATCAAAAATTAGAAGAATTAAAAAAGAAATTAACTAAAGAAGGCTTTTTCAATCAAAGTCAAAAGAAATTAATACCTAAATTTCCTAAGAAAATAGCGGTACTTACTGCTAGTACTGGCGCTGCAATAAGAGATATACATTCTACAATCAATAGTAGATACCCCTTAGTCGAACAAATTCACATAAGTACATTAGTACAAGGTACACAAGCTAAACAAGATATTATCGAGAAAATCCAATATGCTGATACACTTGATGCAGATACAATTATCGTTGGTCGTGGTGGCGGATCAATTGAAGATTTATGGAATTTTAATGAAGAAGAGGTCGTTAAAGCTATTTTTAATTGTAACACGCCAATTATTTCTGCTGTGGGACATGAAACTGACTTTACTTTAAGTGATTTTGTGGCAGATGTTAGAGCAGCAACCCCAACACAAGCCGCTGTCATCGCTACACCTGATCAATATGAGTTAATACAACAAATTAAACAGTATCAATTTACTTTAACAAGGTACATTAAGCAATACATTGACGCGCAAATAAAACAATTAAATCATTTATCTTCTTATTACAAATTTAAACAACCAAGTTTATTGTATGACCAACAAATTCAAAAACGTGATGAATTAGAGAAACAACTTAAACAATTCATTTCGAAAAGACTTGAGAGGGAGTCTCAACATCTCAAATTATTAGGACAAAGCTTCAATTTAAAGGTACTTAATCAGCAAATTAAGCAAAACAAACAGACTGTTACCCAACTACGTTCAAGAATGTCACAACTTATAACCAACAATGTAGCAACTTTTAAAGCCGAACTTAAAAATAAAATTGAAAACCTTAATAATTTAAGTCCTACCAATGTCATGCTTAGAGGTTATGCGATTGTTAATAAGGATGAAAACGTAGTCACTAGTACCCATAACTTAAAAGAAAATGATAAAATTTCACTAACGATGAAAGATGGAAAGATAGATGCAATTGTTGAGAAAGTAAGGTGGAAAGATGAGTAA